A genomic segment from Lutzomyia longipalpis isolate SR_M1_2022 chromosome 3, ASM2433408v1 encodes:
- the LOC129792013 gene encoding RYamide neuropeptides, which translates to MVASTILPAFLILAIALSLTRCETNQDDFQASDMKSDAIKRPFFVGSRYGRSQYYGPKALRQVNVAPRNDRFFLGSRYGKRSQELMTTLSDQNFSAASNDAWLMCIYTGVSNLYRCNGNENSSPSDTGAE; encoded by the exons ATGGTGGCTTCAACAATCCTGCCTGCATTCCTCATCCTTGCCATTGCTTTATCACTAACCCGTTGTGAAACAAATCAAGATGATTTCCAGGCCAGCGATATGAAGAGTGacg caaTTAAAAGGCCATTCTTCGTGGGTAGTCGCTATGGGAGATCTCAGTACTACGGCCCTAAAGCCCTGAGGCAAGTCAACGTGGCACCACGAAATGATCGCTTCTTCCTCGGCTCGAGGTACGGGAAACGCTCTCAGGAGCTCATGACAACACTTTCCGATCAGAACTTCTCAGCGGCATCCAATGATGCGTGGCTCATGTGTATCTATACTGGCGTATCGAATCTCTACCGGTGCAATGG